One Lactobacillus sp. ESL0785 DNA window includes the following coding sequences:
- a CDS encoding glycoside hydrolase family 2 TIM barrel-domain containing protein: MKKENWNKDWYFWEDKNSFSLVWTTPDNAQKVTLPHDAMIMGKRNKNSSNGGNTGYYDGGTFVYTKDLFVTQNQINQNFILNFEGVYKDAQVFVNGQLAGQNHYGYSNFYVYLNDYLNFDKHNEIRVVTKSGAEPNSRWYSGAGIYRDVYLLTSGSTYICSDNIFVKTRSITNSLATLQAEITINNTGYKNEFCLQTIVYDNENKVVTKEESQVVLFANEKRNLRQRLYVNQPKLWDAEHPNLYTVDFRLLENNDLADEEKVVTGIRQLTLDPINGLAVNGNSVKLRGAAIHHDSGLLGSMTLQKNSYRQIYLLKKAGFNAIRMAHQPAAPALLRACDELGMYILDETFDMWNRSKSDYDYSLNFSSDWHNDVAAMAKKDFNHPSVILYSIGNEIPEIATDQGLKICEQINSLIKKLDDTRYTLAAINGMYTVGTDLLKIIVNVTYKQEKKKLSDQNVNEFMTYMDKYLDQIVTDPAISKQIKKVAAQIDIVGYNYMGARYKQDSDSYPNQIMVGSETYPPEIARNWNNVLKLSQVIGDFTWTGWDYLGEAGVGVPSYHFGDGGFGAKFPILTSNVGDFDLIGFRRPISYYREIVFGLRQAPYIAVQDPHHYGKQVQLTPWILSDTVSSWSWDVPENSKLIVEVYSGGTEVELFLNGHSLGRKPAGEKVNYRTLFETNYVKGELVAVSYDNGKELARTELLSAQGATQLKLKPETLFNQLDFHESHNLSYIDVKLVDDQGTTITDEDVLFTVEVVSGNAKILAVGSGNPKPITELNNKSSNTYQGRALIIIERTGKEVVSLNVKTETGLSITTQL, translated from the coding sequence ATGAAAAAAGAAAATTGGAATAAAGATTGGTATTTTTGGGAAGATAAAAATTCGTTTTCGTTAGTTTGGACAACTCCAGATAATGCACAAAAAGTTACGCTACCACATGATGCAATGATAATGGGTAAACGAAATAAGAATAGTAGTAACGGTGGGAATACAGGCTATTATGATGGCGGAACTTTTGTTTATACGAAAGACCTATTTGTTACACAAAATCAAATTAATCAAAATTTTATTTTGAATTTCGAGGGAGTATATAAAGATGCTCAAGTTTTTGTTAATGGTCAGTTAGCAGGTCAAAATCATTATGGCTATTCGAATTTCTATGTTTATTTAAATGATTATTTAAACTTTGATAAGCATAATGAAATACGTGTCGTGACCAAATCAGGTGCAGAGCCCAACAGTCGTTGGTATTCTGGAGCTGGTATTTATCGTGACGTTTATTTATTAACTAGTGGTAGTACTTATATTTGCTCTGATAATATTTTTGTTAAGACAAGATCAATTACGAATTCACTTGCTACTTTGCAAGCAGAGATAACGATTAATAATACAGGATATAAGAATGAGTTTTGTTTACAAACAATTGTCTATGATAACGAAAACAAAGTAGTTACCAAGGAAGAATCTCAAGTAGTCCTGTTTGCCAATGAAAAGCGAAATTTAAGACAGCGATTGTATGTTAATCAACCTAAATTATGGGATGCGGAACATCCGAACCTATATACAGTGGACTTTAGATTATTAGAAAATAATGATTTGGCTGATGAAGAAAAAGTAGTTACAGGTATCAGGCAATTAACTTTAGATCCCATTAATGGACTTGCAGTTAATGGAAACTCAGTTAAGTTAAGAGGTGCTGCAATTCATCATGACAGTGGTTTACTGGGTTCTATGACATTACAAAAAAATTCTTATCGTCAGATATACTTACTGAAAAAAGCTGGCTTTAATGCTATTAGAATGGCTCATCAACCGGCTGCACCAGCACTTCTTCGTGCTTGTGATGAATTAGGAATGTATATTTTGGATGAAACTTTTGATATGTGGAATCGAAGTAAATCTGATTATGATTATAGCCTTAATTTTTCTTCTGATTGGCATAACGACGTAGCAGCAATGGCTAAAAAGGACTTTAATCATCCTAGCGTTATTTTGTATTCTATTGGTAATGAAATTCCAGAGATTGCAACTGATCAGGGGTTGAAAATTTGCGAACAAATCAATAGCTTGATTAAGAAACTTGATGATACAAGATATACTCTTGCCGCTATTAATGGTATGTACACTGTCGGAACTGATTTGTTGAAAATCATTGTTAATGTTACATATAAGCAAGAAAAAAAGAAGTTAAGTGATCAAAATGTAAATGAATTTATGACATATATGGATAAGTATCTTGATCAAATAGTTACCGATCCAGCTATTTCTAAACAAATTAAAAAGGTAGCTGCTCAAATTGATATAGTTGGTTATAACTATATGGGAGCAAGATACAAACAAGATAGTGATTCTTATCCTAATCAAATTATGGTAGGCAGTGAAACTTATCCACCAGAAATTGCTCGTAATTGGAATAATGTCTTGAAATTATCACAGGTAATTGGAGACTTTACTTGGACTGGTTGGGACTATTTAGGTGAGGCCGGTGTTGGCGTCCCTAGTTATCATTTTGGTGATGGTGGCTTTGGTGCAAAATTTCCAATTTTAACTTCTAATGTTGGTGATTTCGACTTAATTGGTTTTAGAAGACCTATCTCTTATTATCGTGAAATTGTCTTTGGCTTACGTCAAGCTCCATATATTGCAGTACAGGACCCACATCATTATGGAAAGCAAGTTCAGTTAACTCCATGGATTTTGAGTGATACCGTATCAAGCTGGTCATGGGATGTACCTGAAAATTCTAAATTAATTGTGGAAGTCTATAGCGGAGGAACTGAAGTCGAATTATTTTTAAATGGTCATAGTTTAGGAAGAAAGCCTGCAGGAGAGAAAGTTAATTATCGTACTTTGTTTGAAACAAATTATGTTAAAGGCGAATTAGTTGCAGTATCTTACGATAATGGAAAGGAATTAGCAAGGACAGAGTTACTTTCAGCTCAGGGAGCTACACAATTGAAATTAAAACCTGAGACGTTATTTAATCAGTTAGATTTTCATGAGAGTCATAATCTATCTTATATCGATGTGAAGCTAGTCGATGATCAAGGAACAACGATAACAGATGAAGATGTCCTGTTCACTGTTGAAGTTGTTTCAGGAAATGCAAAGATTTTAGCAGTTGGTAGTGGAAATCCTAAACCTATAACAGAATTGAATAATAAGAGTAGTAATACTTATCAGGGTAGAGCATTAATTATTATAGAGCGAACAGGAAAAGAAGTGGTCAGTTTGAATGTGAAAACTGAAACTGGATTATCCATAACTACACAACTATAA
- a CDS encoding alpha/beta hydrolase, with amino-acid sequence MQIKKFNLNKNNPDVTLTAYLLDDSHEMLKGTPRPALIICPGGGYFSCSDREAEPVAMYFANQGYHTFVLRYTTYAKGSLAMPDLSKPLPEKKESQYPKQIRELGQSMLLIRKNAEKWHIDSKRIGVCGFSAGGHVAALYSTVFNEPVLTDYLGATAKELRPAATILGYAITDYHLLDQDVKAKKNSPMDYAFMKASNVAFLGQEFPDEETEWKVSPVDHVDTDTPPFFIWTTATDPLVTPINSLNLAKVLAEHKVPYEIHIFGEGGHGLSLGTQAVAEAKSQINPKVGQWTTLCTKWLEKYFALDLPEKSDFEKMQEKIK; translated from the coding sequence ATGCAAATTAAAAAATTTAATTTAAATAAAAATAATCCTGATGTTACTTTAACAGCATATTTATTAGATGATTCACATGAAATGCTTAAAGGAACACCACGGCCAGCATTAATTATTTGTCCAGGAGGAGGATATTTTAGTTGTTCTGATCGTGAAGCTGAACCTGTTGCAATGTATTTTGCTAATCAGGGTTACCATACTTTTGTACTTAGATATACAACTTATGCTAAAGGTAGTTTAGCTATGCCAGATTTATCTAAGCCATTACCAGAAAAGAAAGAATCACAATATCCGAAACAAATACGAGAATTAGGACAGTCAATGTTGCTGATAAGGAAGAATGCTGAAAAATGGCACATTGATTCTAAAAGAATCGGAGTGTGTGGCTTTTCAGCAGGCGGCCATGTTGCAGCATTGTATTCAACTGTGTTTAATGAGCCAGTTCTGACTGATTACTTGGGAGCTACTGCAAAAGAATTACGTCCAGCAGCCACAATTTTAGGCTATGCGATTACTGATTATCATTTATTGGATCAGGATGTAAAAGCTAAAAAGAACTCACCAATGGATTATGCATTTATGAAAGCTTCAAATGTTGCCTTTTTGGGTCAAGAATTTCCTGATGAGGAAACAGAATGGAAAGTGAGTCCTGTTGATCATGTCGATACTGATACACCTCCGTTCTTTATCTGGACGACTGCTACTGACCCTTTGGTTACGCCAATTAATTCTTTAAACTTAGCAAAAGTATTAGCAGAACATAAAGTTCCTTATGAAATTCATATTTTTGGTGAAGGTGGTCATGGATTAAGTTTAGGTACTCAAGCGGTTGCCGAAGCAAAGTCACAAATAAATCCAAAAGTTGGTCAATGGACGACTTTGTGTACTAAATGGTTGGAAAAATATTTTGCCCTTGATTTACCAGAAAAAAGCGATTTTGAAAAAATGCAAGAAAAAATCAAGTAA
- a CDS encoding MFS transporter: MEKKKLTAAVGMLSMNLMLMSTSTAGSAIAAIAKSFPREPISKVQLIGSIPQLGQIIATAFFSWLAFRFTRKNMGVISVAITAIAGLIPALYSNSLNLILACMVLLGFGTGVISNVVPVLIQENFDGEDRATVMGWSAGANNIGMMLFTFLGGMLGGTNWRNLFWVYGIGLIIFVIAYVLIPKDKKLDQSKTENSGNKESVFSLLKSLDPFVYFIYLITFFLSIAMMTFLANQSICLASQGKGTAYTATVIAVGNIGGIITAAVLTYIRKLTKNDTIAWGFIAFALSFACIIFSTNVVMHVLGNMFSGMGIVMVNATVPFELSTLADQKHFTVAISINTLVSSIAGMIVPLMLAAIKIQPGFNSFIFGICISIAVAAILFVTRFGNQIAKRAN; the protein is encoded by the coding sequence ATGGAAAAGAAGAAATTAACTGCTGCAGTTGGTATGCTGAGCATGAATTTAATGTTAATGTCGACATCAACAGCTGGCTCTGCAATAGCTGCAATTGCAAAATCATTTCCAAGAGAACCAATTTCTAAGGTTCAATTAATAGGCTCAATTCCACAGTTAGGACAAATTATTGCGACTGCATTTTTTAGTTGGCTTGCTTTTAGATTTACACGAAAGAACATGGGTGTAATTTCAGTTGCAATAACTGCGATTGCAGGTTTAATTCCTGCCTTATATAGCAATAGCTTAAATTTGATTTTAGCATGTATGGTTTTGCTGGGTTTTGGTACAGGTGTAATTAGTAATGTTGTTCCAGTTTTGATTCAGGAAAACTTTGATGGTGAAGATCGTGCAACCGTTATGGGTTGGTCAGCTGGTGCAAACAATATAGGTATGATGTTGTTTACATTTTTAGGTGGTATGCTTGGTGGGACAAATTGGCGTAATCTATTTTGGGTTTATGGAATAGGATTAATTATTTTTGTAATTGCATACGTTTTAATTCCTAAAGATAAAAAGTTGGACCAAAGTAAAACTGAAAATAGTGGTAATAAAGAAAGTGTATTTTCACTTTTGAAGAGTTTAGATCCCTTTGTTTATTTTATTTACTTAATAACGTTCTTCTTATCAATTGCAATGATGACTTTTTTAGCTAATCAATCTATTTGCCTCGCTAGTCAAGGTAAAGGTACTGCTTATACAGCAACTGTTATAGCTGTTGGTAATATCGGAGGGATTATAACTGCGGCTGTACTCACTTATATAAGAAAACTTACTAAAAATGATACTATTGCCTGGGGATTCATTGCTTTTGCACTTTCTTTTGCTTGCATTATTTTCTCTACTAACGTAGTTATGCATGTTTTAGGAAATATGTTTTCAGGTATGGGAATTGTGATGGTTAATGCCACTGTTCCATTCGAATTGTCAACTTTAGCTGATCAAAAACACTTTACTGTGGCAATTTCAATTAATACATTGGTTTCATCTATTGCAGGAATGATTGTTCCTTTGATGCTTGCAGCAATTAAAATTCAACCAGGATTCAATTCTTTTATCTTTGGAATTTGTATTTCTATTGCTGTGGCAGCAATTCTCTTTGTTACAAGATTTGGTAATCAAATTGCTAAACGAGCAAATTAA
- a CDS encoding AraC family transcriptional regulator has product MTNKLINYLRTKNHQRSWDDVFAEIKDNGKIAHRVRMIDCEPVYQFYDTYSDDLILNSSAITISLQPVESFIPFHIHDYVEIMIPLVEDCEIVLEHTKIKVKQEDIIFMGNQTIHQVKPISKKGIVINIALKASAFSLNELNFLQAKESSSAISNLLFSLLSDEEYGEGRYSLFEINHNQKIVDLVYDIIGEYYFPEIQSDQIIKLEMLTLFSRLIRQVNYSDIKVKSNQRQKNNLLSLLLYIERNYKDITLTKMADNFGFNPNYLSDYLQKHTGKTFINLVHLQRVNVAARYLSYTNASIAKISNKVGYENPSYFYKIFKKYFGMSPAEYRKEIKK; this is encoded by the coding sequence TTGACTAATAAGCTAATTAATTATTTACGTACAAAAAATCATCAGCGAAGCTGGGATGATGTTTTTGCAGAAATTAAAGATAATGGGAAAATAGCTCATAGAGTACGAATGATAGATTGCGAGCCAGTATATCAATTTTATGATACGTATTCGGATGATTTAATTTTGAATAGTAGTGCAATTACTATCTCTCTTCAACCAGTTGAATCATTTATTCCTTTTCATATCCATGATTATGTGGAAATTATGATTCCACTAGTTGAAGACTGTGAGATTGTTTTAGAGCATACTAAGATTAAAGTTAAGCAAGAGGATATTATTTTCATGGGTAACCAGACAATTCATCAGGTTAAACCAATTAGCAAGAAGGGAATTGTTATAAACATAGCTTTAAAAGCCTCGGCTTTTTCTTTAAATGAACTGAATTTTTTGCAAGCAAAAGAGAGTAGTTCGGCAATTTCAAACTTGCTTTTTTCTTTATTATCGGATGAAGAGTATGGGGAAGGGCGTTACAGCTTATTTGAAATAAATCATAATCAAAAGATAGTCGACTTAGTTTATGACATTATTGGCGAATACTATTTTCCAGAGATTCAATCAGATCAAATTATTAAACTGGAAATGTTGACTTTGTTTTCTCGCTTAATTCGTCAAGTCAATTACTCTGATATCAAGGTAAAAAGTAATCAGCGCCAAAAGAACAATCTTCTTTCATTATTGCTATATATTGAAAGAAATTATAAGGACATCACTCTTACAAAAATGGCAGATAATTTTGGCTTTAATCCCAATTATTTGTCTGATTATTTGCAAAAGCACACCGGGAAAACATTTATCAATTTAGTTCATTTGCAACGAGTGAATGTAGCAGCAAGGTATTTAAGCTATACAAATGCGTCTATAGCAAAAATTTCTAATAAAGTTGGTTATGAAAATCCATCATACTTTTATAAGATTTTTAAAAAATATTTTGGTATGTCACCGGCTGAGTATCGAAAAGAAATTAAAAAATAG
- a CDS encoding glycoside hydrolase family 3 N-terminal domain-containing protein has protein sequence MTDLTKKPYNLTTEQIEFVQKKVASMTMDAKIGQLFFVIGQDEDTTNLKDFINKYQPGGIMYRPDKAKKLQHEIETIQKESEIPLFISANLEAGGNGLISEGTWFARPMQAAATNDPQSAYNLGDVSGYEAKQVGGNMSFSPIVDLDENFRNPIMNTRTFGSNEDTVIKMADAEINGLKNNNIIPVAKHFPGDGVDERDQHLLSSINSLSAEDWMESYGQIYHHLIENGLPSIMIAHIMQPAWERKLEPGIEDKDLRPATTSKLLINGLLRKVLKFNGLTITDATPMIGYNAIMPRSKALPTTINAGIDMILFNKNIDEDYQFIKDAVNDGTLSVKRIDEAVTRIIATKVAQKVMNTNCELLEPVPAKFDLKLAEHEKLAAEVARKSVTLVKDRDQILPITPQKYPRLRLVVLGDTDDGGFKEGGQVTAKFKKKLEALGFQVSVFDRKNLDFYEVFEGGLQDEKNKFDLALYIANVETASNQTTTRIDWIHLMAADAPWFMRSIPTVFVSMCNPYHLFDIPMVSTYINAYTGNDVTIDAVLRKLMGKEKFLGHNPVDPFCGRFETRL, from the coding sequence ATGACAGATTTAACTAAAAAGCCTTACAATTTAACCACTGAACAAATTGAATTTGTTCAAAAAAAAGTTGCAAGCATGACAATGGATGCTAAGATAGGTCAGTTGTTTTTCGTAATTGGTCAAGATGAAGATACAACTAATCTAAAGGACTTCATCAATAAATATCAACCAGGTGGAATTATGTATCGACCTGATAAAGCTAAAAAATTACAGCATGAAATTGAAACCATTCAAAAAGAAAGTGAAATTCCACTATTTATTTCTGCTAATCTTGAAGCTGGTGGTAATGGCTTAATCAGTGAAGGCACTTGGTTTGCTCGCCCAATGCAGGCAGCTGCAACTAATGATCCGCAATCAGCTTATAATCTTGGCGATGTTTCTGGATATGAAGCCAAACAAGTTGGTGGAAATATGTCATTTTCGCCAATTGTTGATCTTGATGAGAATTTTCGTAATCCCATTATGAACACACGTACTTTTGGCAGTAATGAAGACACTGTTATCAAAATGGCTGACGCAGAAATTAACGGTTTGAAAAACAATAATATTATTCCTGTCGCTAAACACTTCCCTGGTGATGGTGTTGATGAGCGTGATCAACACTTACTCAGTTCAATTAATTCTTTATCCGCTGAAGACTGGATGGAATCTTATGGTCAAATTTATCATCATTTAATCGAAAATGGCCTGCCAAGTATCATGATTGCTCACATCATGCAGCCTGCTTGGGAACGAAAATTAGAGCCAGGAATTGAAGACAAGGATTTACGGCCAGCCACTACTTCCAAATTGCTGATTAATGGTTTATTACGTAAAGTTTTAAAATTTAATGGTTTAACAATTACTGATGCAACTCCAATGATTGGTTACAATGCCATCATGCCTCGTTCCAAAGCTCTGCCAACAACAATTAACGCTGGAATTGACATGATTTTATTCAATAAAAACATTGATGAAGATTATCAATTTATCAAAGATGCAGTAAATGACGGTACTCTTTCAGTAAAGCGAATAGATGAAGCAGTCACACGAATAATCGCCACCAAAGTTGCCCAAAAAGTAATGAATACCAACTGCGAATTACTTGAACCAGTACCAGCTAAGTTTGATCTGAAATTGGCTGAACATGAAAAGCTTGCTGCTGAAGTTGCTAGAAAATCTGTAACTTTAGTTAAAGATAGGGACCAAATTCTGCCTATCACTCCTCAAAAATATCCACGCTTACGCCTTGTTGTCTTAGGCGATACTGATGATGGTGGCTTTAAAGAAGGCGGCCAAGTAACTGCTAAGTTCAAGAAAAAGTTGGAAGCACTTGGATTTCAAGTTTCAGTATTTGACCGAAAAAATTTAGACTTTTATGAAGTGTTTGAAGGCGGTCTGCAAGACGAAAAGAACAAATTCGACCTTGCCTTATACATTGCAAATGTGGAAACGGCTAGCAATCAAACCACAACCAGAATTGATTGGATTCACCTAATGGCAGCTGATGCACCTTGGTTTATGCGCAGCATTCCAACTGTCTTTGTATCAATGTGCAATCCATATCACCTGTTCGATATTCCAATGGTTTCGACTTATATCAATGCTTATACTGGAAATGATGTGACCATCGATGCGGTTTTACGGAAATTAATGGGTAAAGAAAAATTCTTGGGTCATAATCCTGTTGATCCATTCTGCGGTCGCTTTGAAACCAGACTATAA